In Dyadobacter sp. NIV53, a single window of DNA contains:
- a CDS encoding molybdenum cofactor biosynthesis protein MoaE codes for MDKIRKPKKVFVQGPISPVFVGESVASHQSKTNIGAHAIFLGQIRADQKGDGIVTGIEYSAYEEMAELAFHEIRETAFAKFELTCLHIYHSLGVVPVGEISLFVFVSSPHRRAAFEASEYIVEEIKANVPIFGKELIGNEGFVWKENL; via the coding sequence ATGGATAAAATTCGGAAACCGAAAAAAGTATTTGTACAAGGGCCAATCAGTCCGGTTTTTGTTGGCGAATCTGTCGCCAGTCATCAGTCTAAAACCAATATAGGCGCGCATGCCATCTTTTTAGGCCAAATCCGGGCAGATCAGAAGGGCGATGGCATTGTTACCGGTATTGAATATTCAGCATACGAAGAGATGGCAGAACTGGCTTTTCATGAAATTCGTGAAACTGCTTTTGCAAAGTTTGAACTGACCTGTTTGCATATTTATCATAGCCTGGGTGTAGTACCGGTTGGCGAAATCAGTTTGTTTGTATTTGTGTCTTCCCCGCATCGCCGTGCCGCTTTTGAAGCTTCGGAATACATTGTAGAAGAGATTAAAGCCAACGTTCCTATTTTTGGTAAAGAATTGATTGGAAATGAGGGGTTTGTGTGGAAGGAAAATTTGTAG
- a CDS encoding MoaD/ThiS family protein: MSIQVMYFGMLAEITGQASESWLINDNLTVGEFRTQIWEKYPAMREKSSKLQ; this comes from the coding sequence ATGAGCATTCAAGTGATGTATTTTGGAATGCTGGCAGAAATAACGGGGCAGGCGAGCGAGTCCTGGCTAATCAATGATAACCTGACAGTAGGAGAATTCCGTACTCAGATTTGGGAGAAATATCCTGCAATGAGAGAAAAAAGTTCAAAATTGCAGTGA
- the glp gene encoding gephyrin-like molybdotransferase Glp: MVTVQEAKQEIMANTELLPTEIRGTQAALNFVLAGDVLAPLSLPSFRQSSMDGFAIDHSDITQAGVSLNIINESKAGEPEKQILAKGEAIRIFTGAPVPDGATAVIMQEHTLKENGRVVIHEYPVNAGTNVRNIGQQIKKGAVALPENTFLSPGSIGFLLGLNVENVEVYKKPKVGLLVTGDELVKTGQPIAHGQIYESNSAMLVAALQQEGIFEIEVRYAKDDLQSTIDALQELAGQNDLILATGGVSVGDYDFVGKALEAIQAVTIFYKVKQKPGKPLLFAKRKEKLFFALPGNPASSLVCYYEYVLPAIKKMSGRTDCFLRSLRLPSKIAYSFNGERDEFLKASVTNEEVIPLDGQESFALRSFAIANAIIYLPVTQNVVKQGDLVEVHLLPF; encoded by the coding sequence ATGGTTACTGTTCAGGAAGCGAAACAAGAAATCATGGCTAATACTGAGCTGTTGCCTACTGAAATCAGAGGTACACAGGCAGCATTAAATTTTGTTCTGGCAGGAGATGTTTTGGCACCTTTGTCGTTACCATCATTCCGGCAATCGTCGATGGATGGGTTCGCGATTGATCACTCGGATATTACTCAGGCAGGAGTTTCTTTGAATATCATTAATGAATCCAAAGCCGGAGAACCCGAAAAACAAATACTGGCCAAAGGTGAGGCGATCAGGATATTTACAGGCGCGCCGGTTCCGGATGGGGCTACCGCTGTTATTATGCAGGAGCATACTTTAAAGGAAAATGGCAGGGTTGTCATTCATGAATATCCGGTCAATGCGGGTACTAATGTTCGTAATATCGGTCAGCAGATAAAAAAGGGAGCGGTAGCTTTGCCAGAAAATACTTTCCTTTCTCCCGGCAGTATTGGATTTCTGTTGGGTCTGAATGTGGAAAATGTAGAAGTGTATAAAAAACCAAAAGTGGGATTGCTGGTTACAGGTGATGAGCTGGTAAAAACGGGCCAGCCGATTGCACATGGGCAGATTTACGAATCTAATTCTGCAATGCTTGTTGCAGCATTACAGCAGGAAGGCATATTTGAAATTGAAGTCAGGTATGCGAAAGACGATTTGCAATCTACTATTGACGCATTACAGGAGCTTGCCGGGCAAAATGACCTGATCCTGGCAACTGGCGGAGTTTCAGTGGGTGATTATGATTTTGTTGGAAAAGCGCTGGAAGCCATTCAGGCGGTAACGATTTTTTATAAGGTTAAACAGAAGCCTGGAAAACCATTATTATTTGCAAAAAGAAAAGAAAAACTTTTTTTTGCGTTGCCAGGGAATCCGGCATCGTCATTAGTGTGTTATTATGAATACGTATTGCCGGCAATTAAAAAAATGTCAGGCAGAACTGATTGTTTTTTACGTTCGTTGCGTTTGCCTTCTAAAATTGCCTATTCTTTTAATGGTGAGCGGGATGAATTTTTAAAAGCATCGGTTACAAACGAAGAGGTAATTCCACTGGACGGCCAGGAATCATTTGCGTTGCGTTCTTTTGCGATTGCCAATGCTATTATTTATTTACCTGTTACACAAAATGTGGTTAAGCAAGGAGATTTAGTCGAGGTACATCTGTTGCCTTTTTAA
- a CDS encoding lytic transglycosylase domain-containing protein produces the protein MGKLSMPEVKVEKKELKETKTINSDLLAIDFCGEAVPLSELRIAQRYQNMIRNYDNPTFRKLMTKTKQRMRIIEPILKKYGVPADFKYLPIIESAMANESTSHKGAGGYWQFMPSTAKSLGLVVNETQDDRNHLTKSTHAAGKYLRRLHRQLGSWTLVAAAYNAGPQRIQDRMDSQNKDDYFKLKLNAETSKYIYKLIAVKEWFSNPERSREWGSGQVVNRLAEIDFDKKNLPIVEEEPKVLAKLDSDS, from the coding sequence ATGGGGAAATTATCCATGCCCGAGGTGAAGGTGGAAAAGAAAGAACTGAAAGAAACTAAAACCATCAACTCAGATCTTCTTGCTATTGACTTCTGTGGCGAGGCCGTACCATTATCCGAGCTTCGCATTGCCCAGCGATACCAAAACATGATCAGGAATTACGATAATCCTACATTTCGTAAGCTGATGACAAAGACTAAACAAAGGATGCGGATTATAGAACCAATCCTTAAAAAGTACGGAGTACCAGCCGATTTCAAATATTTGCCTATTATTGAGAGTGCTATGGCCAATGAGTCCACATCTCATAAAGGAGCAGGAGGTTACTGGCAGTTTATGCCATCAACAGCCAAGTCACTCGGACTGGTAGTTAACGAAACCCAGGATGATAGAAATCATCTGACAAAATCTACTCATGCCGCCGGTAAATATCTCCGCCGGCTACATCGCCAGCTTGGTTCCTGGACACTTGTTGCAGCGGCCTATAATGCAGGCCCTCAGCGTATTCAGGATCGTATGGATTCTCAAAATAAAGATGACTACTTCAAGCTAAAACTTAACGCTGAAACTTCAAAATACATTTATAAACTTATTGCAGTAAAAGAGTGGTTTTCCAATCCTGAAAGAAGCCGTGAATGGGGCAGCGGACAGGTTGTAAATCGTTTGGCTGAAATCGATTTTGACAAAAAGAATCTTCCGATAGTGGAAGAAGAGCCAAAAGTATTGGCAAAACTTGATTCAGATTCGTAA
- a CDS encoding peptidylprolyl isomerase, with amino-acid sequence MTKAEMITDKGTMLIEFYDQDAPIAVKNFVDLSKKGFYDGLIFHRVIPDFMVQGGDPTGTGRGGPGYTIKCELKGGNQYHDRGVLSMAHAGRDTGGSQFFICHSRNNTAHLDGNHTCFGKVVEGVDTVDLLRQGDHIQKITIIEEEVA; translated from the coding sequence ATGACAAAAGCAGAAATGATCACAGATAAAGGAACAATGCTGATCGAATTTTACGATCAGGATGCTCCTATCGCAGTGAAAAACTTTGTTGATCTTTCAAAAAAAGGTTTTTACGACGGACTGATTTTTCACCGTGTAATTCCTGATTTTATGGTTCAAGGCGGAGATCCAACCGGAACAGGTCGCGGAGGTCCGGGTTATACAATTAAATGTGAATTGAAAGGCGGAAATCAATATCACGACCGCGGAGTGCTTTCTATGGCTCACGCAGGGCGTGACACCGGTGGTTCCCAGTTCTTTATTTGCCACAGCCGTAACAACACAGCACATTTGGATGGCAACCATACATGCTTTGGCAAAGTGGTTGAAGGCGTAGATACAGTTGACCTGCTTCGTCAGGGAGACCATATTCAAAAGATTACTATTATTGAAGAAGAAGTTGCGTAA
- the purH gene encoding bifunctional phosphoribosylaminoimidazolecarboxamide formyltransferase/IMP cyclohydrolase, whose protein sequence is MVRLLHENGVKLYSTGGTQTFIENLQIPVTAAEELTGYPSIFGGRVKTLHPAIMGGILYRRDDAGDVAQAEQYNIPAIDLVIVDLYPFEETLASGASEEDIIEKIDIGGISLIRATAKNFKDTLIVSSRSQYADIVDLLSAKSGATDLEDRRKYAGEAFAVSSHYDGAINSFFISKEAAADAALYDFQKLPSQTLRYGENPHQSATYFGDLEGIFEKLHGKELSYNNLVDVDACVSLIDEFEGANPTFAIIKHTNACGIATAATAKEAYDNALACDPVSAFGGVVITNTKVDLATAEELNKLFMEILIAPEYEDAALALLQSKKNRILLKRNEVDLPKIMFKTILNGVLVQDKDLAMETAAQFTTVTDKTPTENELKALEFAMKVCKHTKSNTIVFAKENQLLASGTGQTSRVDALRQAIDKANAFGFDLKGSVMASDAFFPFPDCVEIAHLAGITAVVQPGGSIRDKDSIAYCNANGVAMVTTGIRHFKH, encoded by the coding sequence TTGGTTCGTCTCCTGCACGAAAATGGTGTAAAACTTTATTCAACAGGAGGTACTCAAACATTTATTGAAAACCTTCAGATTCCGGTAACGGCGGCAGAAGAACTTACAGGTTATCCTTCTATTTTCGGAGGCCGGGTTAAAACGTTACATCCTGCCATCATGGGAGGAATATTGTACCGTCGTGATGATGCCGGTGATGTAGCTCAGGCTGAGCAATATAACATTCCTGCTATTGATCTGGTAATCGTTGACTTATACCCTTTTGAAGAAACTTTGGCTTCGGGTGCTTCTGAGGAAGATATTATTGAAAAAATAGATATTGGCGGTATTTCCCTGATCAGAGCTACTGCGAAAAATTTCAAAGATACTCTGATTGTTTCTTCAAGAAGCCAGTATGCTGATATTGTTGATTTATTGTCAGCGAAAAGCGGAGCAACAGATCTGGAAGACCGCCGGAAATATGCCGGAGAAGCTTTCGCTGTTTCATCTCATTATGATGGCGCGATTAACAGCTTTTTTATATCAAAAGAAGCAGCAGCAGATGCGGCACTTTATGATTTTCAAAAGCTTCCTTCTCAAACGTTACGTTATGGTGAAAACCCACATCAAAGTGCGACTTACTTCGGTGATCTGGAAGGTATTTTCGAAAAACTGCATGGCAAAGAATTGTCCTATAATAATTTAGTTGATGTGGATGCTTGTGTAAGCCTGATTGATGAGTTCGAAGGGGCTAATCCGACTTTTGCTATTATCAAACATACTAATGCCTGTGGCATTGCGACGGCAGCAACTGCAAAAGAAGCCTATGATAATGCTCTTGCCTGCGATCCTGTTTCTGCATTTGGCGGCGTTGTGATCACGAATACAAAAGTAGATCTGGCAACAGCAGAGGAATTGAATAAATTATTCATGGAAATCCTGATTGCTCCGGAATACGAAGATGCTGCGTTGGCTCTGCTGCAATCCAAGAAAAACAGGATACTGTTAAAACGTAATGAGGTTGATCTTCCTAAAATTATGTTCAAAACCATATTGAACGGCGTTTTAGTGCAGGATAAAGATCTGGCTATGGAAACAGCTGCGCAGTTTACAACGGTTACGGACAAAACACCAACCGAGAATGAGTTGAAAGCGCTGGAATTTGCGATGAAAGTTTGTAAACATACCAAATCCAATACGATCGTATTTGCCAAAGAAAATCAACTGCTGGCAAGCGGAACCGGGCAAACTTCACGTGTTGATGCGTTGCGTCAGGCTATTGACAAAGCCAATGCTTTTGGATTTGACCTGAAAGGTTCAGTAATGGCTTCCGATGCATTTTTCCCTTTCCCTGATTGTGTGGAAATAGCGCATTTGGCTGGGATCACTGCTGTTGTTCAGCCAGGAGGATCAATACGTGACAAAGATTCGATTGCATACTGTAATGCAAACGGTGTTGCAATGGTAACTACCGGAATCCGCCACTTTAAACATTAA
- a CDS encoding SDR family oxidoreductase has translation MNLDLTGKTALVCGSTQGIGKATAIELALLGANVTLVARNEEKLRETVEELDHSSGQLHRYVVADFSNHENVKEAIENYLRLCPDVHILVNNTGGPSGGPIIEAETEQFIRTFQMHVVNNQFLAQSVVPSMKKAGFGRIVNIISTSVKQPIIGLGVSNTIRGAVSSWSKTLSLELGQFGITSNNVLPGFTKTSRLDAVLEMRSLSSGKSKEETAEQMQASIPIRRFSEAEEVAAAVAFLCSPAAASISGINLPVDGGKTESM, from the coding sequence ATGAATCTGGATCTGACAGGAAAAACGGCTTTGGTATGCGGCAGTACACAAGGTATAGGAAAAGCTACGGCAATAGAATTGGCATTATTAGGAGCAAATGTTACGCTTGTAGCCAGAAATGAGGAAAAATTAAGAGAAACGGTGGAAGAGCTCGATCATTCATCCGGACAACTACACCGCTATGTAGTGGCCGATTTTTCAAATCATGAAAATGTAAAAGAGGCGATTGAAAATTATCTCCGTTTATGCCCGGATGTACATATTTTAGTTAATAACACCGGCGGCCCTTCCGGCGGTCCAATCATTGAAGCGGAAACCGAGCAATTTATCAGGACTTTTCAGATGCATGTGGTCAATAACCAGTTTCTGGCACAATCCGTAGTTCCATCTATGAAAAAAGCAGGCTTTGGCCGTATTGTTAATATTATCAGTACTTCTGTAAAACAACCGATTATTGGATTGGGTGTATCCAATACAATTCGTGGCGCGGTATCAAGCTGGTCTAAAACTTTGTCACTGGAACTGGGACAGTTTGGTATCACTTCCAATAATGTTCTGCCTGGTTTCACAAAAACTTCAAGGCTGGATGCTGTATTGGAAATGAGAAGCCTATCCTCAGGCAAATCGAAAGAAGAAACAGCCGAACAAATGCAGGCTTCCATCCCAATCCGCAGATTTAGCGAGGCGGAAGAAGTGGCAGCGGCAGTTGCTTTTTTATGCAGTCCGGCGGCGGCAAGTATCAGTGGAATTAATTTACCCGTTGATGGTGGAAAAACCGAAAGTATGTAA
- a CDS encoding 2,3-diphosphoglycerate-dependent phosphoglycerate mutase, translating into MPNLIIIRHGQSEWNLENRFTGSTDIELTPNGEIEAQNAGRLIKRYPLDEAFTSVLKRAIHTLSIVLKEIDRVLLPVTKTPALNERSYGDLQGLDKLEMIKKYGEAQVLSWRRSYDIIPPHGESLKDTYDRVVPYYLKEIEPKLKENKNILIVAHGNSLRALMMYLEKISEQNIADVNLATGVPRLYEFDSGMFLTRATYVH; encoded by the coding sequence ATGCCCAATTTAATCATAATCAGACACGGTCAGTCTGAATGGAATCTGGAAAACCGCTTTACCGGCAGTACTGATATTGAACTTACACCTAACGGAGAAATAGAGGCACAGAATGCAGGCAGGCTAATTAAAAGATATCCATTGGACGAAGCATTCACTTCAGTATTAAAAAGAGCCATACATACCTTATCAATAGTGCTGAAAGAAATTGACAGGGTTTTGCTTCCTGTCACTAAAACTCCCGCTTTAAATGAACGAAGCTATGGTGACCTGCAAGGCCTGGATAAGCTTGAAATGATTAAAAAATACGGAGAAGCACAGGTTCTGTCCTGGCGAAGAAGTTATGACATTATTCCTCCGCATGGCGAAAGCCTTAAAGATACATACGACCGGGTTGTACCTTATTATCTGAAAGAAATTGAACCTAAATTGAAAGAAAACAAAAATATTCTTATTGTAGCTCACGGAAATAGTTTGCGCGCTCTGATGATGTATCTGGAAAAGATCAGTGAGCAAAATATTGCAGATGTAAATCTGGCAACCGGCGTTCCGAGATTGTACGAGTTTGACTCGGGGATGTTTCTTACAAGAGCTACTTATGTTCATTGA
- a CDS encoding FG-GAP-like repeat-containing protein, whose amino-acid sequence MLEAFDAAAMAIMPEGKVHNYVFKGTKELLFQNKSLVWGFEKEGISNGAAYADFDNDGDLDLVTNNLNEPSVFYENQTNKQQPESGYLRVKLEGYPGNTFALGAKVVIKNAAGMQMQQLASTRGFESSSEPVIHFGVGKERITDSLIIVWPNQHMQVLTQVKANQLLKIKYSADLKPVQPALWIVKRPDPKLFEDVTERFKIPYKHRENQYYDSYRESLIPFLVSTEGPKVAVADVNGDGLEDMYVGGAKWQAGSLFLQRKDGKFVVSPQADINADSTFEDVDAVFFDANKDGFKDLYVVSGGNEFYDKMPEQFDRLYLNDGKGNFKRERSALPPMFDNKSCVKPFDIDNDGDLDLFIGGRVVAFKYGIAPNSYILINDGKGHFTDKTVQLAPGLRNIGMVTDAVWADMDGDKQKDLIVVGDWMPVTVFLNKKGNLKSEQSGKYKAPSGFWQCVTAADFDQDGDMDLVVGNLGANNKFKKQPNSHLKMWVKDFDNNMGLEQVLAYSVDDNWYPVAFKDELGKRIPSIINKRFTDYKSYAGKTIDQLFKTEELKDARLVEVDKFESVYLENKDGGFVVHDLPNEAQVSKIFTWAAADINGDGKLDLLGGGNYLGVSTYQGRYDSSYGLVLINKGKGNFESLSPVETGFLLNGEIRDIKSLKVGADQVWVIARNNLPLTMIKALGVKKPVM is encoded by the coding sequence ATGCTGGAAGCATTTGATGCCGCTGCAATGGCAATTATGCCGGAAGGAAAGGTTCATAATTATGTTTTTAAAGGTACTAAGGAATTATTGTTTCAAAATAAATCGCTGGTTTGGGGGTTCGAAAAAGAAGGGATTTCAAATGGAGCCGCCTACGCGGATTTTGACAATGACGGAGACCTGGACCTGGTAACAAATAATCTGAATGAGCCATCGGTTTTTTATGAAAATCAAACTAACAAGCAACAACCTGAATCGGGATATTTGCGCGTAAAGCTGGAAGGTTATCCAGGTAATACCTTTGCTCTGGGCGCTAAAGTTGTTATCAAAAACGCTGCCGGAATGCAGATGCAGCAATTGGCCAGTACGAGGGGTTTCGAATCATCGAGTGAGCCGGTTATTCATTTTGGAGTAGGAAAAGAAAGGATAACAGATAGTCTTATTATTGTCTGGCCTAATCAGCATATGCAGGTTTTGACGCAGGTAAAAGCTAATCAACTGCTTAAAATCAAGTATTCAGCTGATTTAAAACCTGTACAACCCGCATTATGGATTGTCAAAAGACCGGATCCGAAATTGTTTGAAGATGTTACCGAGCGTTTCAAAATTCCGTATAAACATCGGGAAAACCAATATTACGATTCGTATCGTGAAAGCCTGATCCCATTTTTAGTGTCAACGGAAGGTCCCAAAGTAGCGGTTGCAGATGTGAATGGCGATGGGCTGGAAGACATGTATGTAGGTGGTGCGAAATGGCAGGCAGGATCACTATTTCTGCAAAGGAAAGACGGAAAGTTTGTAGTCAGCCCACAAGCTGATATAAACGCAGATTCCACATTTGAAGACGTAGATGCTGTATTCTTTGACGCAAATAAGGACGGATTTAAAGACCTCTATGTGGTGTCGGGAGGCAATGAGTTTTACGATAAAATGCCTGAGCAGTTTGACAGGTTATACCTGAATGACGGGAAAGGTAATTTTAAAAGAGAAAGGAGTGCGCTACCGCCGATGTTTGATAATAAATCATGTGTAAAACCATTTGACATAGATAATGACGGAGATCTGGATTTGTTTATTGGCGGGAGAGTAGTGGCTTTTAAATATGGAATTGCCCCGAATTCTTACATCCTGATCAACGACGGGAAAGGTCATTTTACTGATAAAACCGTTCAACTGGCTCCCGGTTTACGTAATATAGGTATGGTTACGGATGCGGTATGGGCCGACATGGATGGAGACAAACAGAAAGATCTTATTGTTGTAGGTGACTGGATGCCGGTAACCGTTTTCCTGAACAAAAAGGGGAATTTGAAGTCTGAGCAATCCGGTAAATACAAGGCTCCGTCTGGTTTCTGGCAATGTGTAACTGCGGCAGATTTTGATCAGGATGGAGATATGGATCTGGTAGTAGGGAATCTGGGGGCTAACAACAAATTCAAGAAACAACCCAACTCGCATCTTAAAATGTGGGTAAAGGATTTTGACAATAATATGGGCCTTGAACAGGTGCTTGCTTACAGTGTTGATGATAATTGGTACCCGGTTGCATTTAAGGATGAATTGGGAAAACGTATTCCTTCAATTATCAATAAAAGGTTTACCGATTATAAATCGTATGCAGGAAAAACAATTGACCAGCTTTTTAAAACGGAAGAGTTGAAAGATGCAAGACTGGTGGAGGTAGATAAATTTGAATCTGTTTATCTTGAAAATAAGGATGGTGGTTTTGTTGTACATGATCTGCCAAATGAAGCCCAGGTTTCAAAAATATTTACATGGGCAGCAGCGGATATCAATGGTGACGGTAAGCTTGATTTATTAGGAGGAGGGAATTATCTGGGTGTGAGCACCTATCAGGGACGCTATGATTCAAGTTACGGTTTGGTGTTGATCAACAAAGGGAAAGGTAATTTTGAATCGCTTTCGCCGGTTGAAACAGGATTTTTACTGAATGGTGAAATACGGGATATCAAATCGTTAAAAGTTGGTGCTGATCAGGTGTGGGTAATTGCAAGAAATAATTTGCCGCTTACAATGATCAAAGCATTGGGAGTTAAGAAACCGGTTATGTGA
- a CDS encoding VCBS repeat-containing protein, with amino-acid sequence MKGIKFSIFLAVVIILQACHSKQTKQDPPLFELKDSVATGVNFVNQLKPDKQLNIMDYLYFYNGGGVATGDINNDGLTDVFFVSNQGKNKLYLNKGKGETNSFQFEDITEKAGVSGIADWQTGVTMADVNGDGLLDIYVCAVGKFRDLKGKNELYINNGNWTFTEKAAEYGLDFSGFSTQAAFFDYDQDGDLDCYLLNHAVHTSLSYDKVTTRTLRNNESGDYLYESQVSNVKGDPSKPVKFIDVSEKSGIFGAAMGYGLGIAVADLNNDGWDDIYVSNDFHEDDYCYINNGNGTFHEKGKEMLRYTSRYSMGNDIADVNNDGYPDIMTLDMYPEEEKIEKSSIGEDPLDIYLFKLSFGYMPQLSRNSLQINLSGKKFMDVAALAGVAATDWSWSPLLADYDNDGIKDLFISNGIAHRPNNLDYTKYIAHETEQNLVANAGSI; translated from the coding sequence ATGAAAGGGATTAAGTTTAGCATATTTTTAGCTGTTGTTATTATACTTCAGGCTTGTCATTCTAAACAAACCAAGCAGGACCCGCCACTTTTTGAACTAAAAGATTCTGTTGCTACCGGGGTGAACTTTGTTAATCAGCTCAAACCTGATAAACAACTTAACATTATGGATTATCTCTATTTCTATAATGGAGGAGGTGTGGCAACGGGCGATATTAACAATGATGGTTTGACGGATGTATTTTTTGTATCCAATCAGGGTAAAAATAAGCTGTATTTAAACAAAGGAAAAGGAGAAACCAACTCTTTTCAATTTGAAGATATTACAGAAAAAGCCGGGGTTTCAGGAATTGCAGACTGGCAAACCGGTGTGACGATGGCTGATGTAAATGGGGATGGATTGCTGGATATTTATGTTTGTGCGGTGGGCAAATTCAGGGATTTGAAAGGCAAAAATGAGCTTTACATTAATAACGGAAATTGGACTTTTACCGAAAAAGCAGCTGAATACGGACTGGATTTTTCAGGATTCTCAACACAGGCTGCTTTTTTTGACTATGATCAGGACGGAGATCTGGATTGTTACTTGCTGAATCATGCTGTTCATACTTCTCTAAGTTATGATAAGGTGACCACGCGTACACTTCGCAACAACGAATCGGGCGATTATTTGTATGAAAGCCAGGTCAGTAATGTAAAAGGAGATCCTTCAAAACCAGTTAAGTTTATAGATGTAAGTGAAAAGTCCGGAATTTTTGGCGCTGCCATGGGATATGGCCTGGGTATTGCTGTTGCCGACCTGAACAATGATGGCTGGGATGATATTTATGTTTCCAATGATTTTCATGAAGATGATTATTGTTATATCAACAATGGGAACGGTACATTTCATGAAAAAGGTAAAGAAATGCTTAGGTATACAAGCCGTTATTCCATGGGAAATGATATTGCCGATGTTAATAATGACGGTTATCCGGATATTATGACACTGGATATGTATCCGGAAGAGGAGAAAATTGAAAAATCCTCAATTGGAGAAGACCCGCTTGATATTTATCTGTTCAAATTATCATTTGGATATATGCCTCAGTTAAGCCGGAACAGTTTGCAGATTAATTTATCGGGTAAAAAATTCATGGATGTCGCAGCATTGGCCGGAGTTGCAGCAACGGACTGGAGCTGGTCGCCTTTATTGGCGGATTATGATAACGACGGAATTAAAGATTTGTTTATTAGTAACGGAATTGCCCACCGTCCTAACAATCTTGATTATACTAAATATATCGCCCACGAAACAGAACAAAATTTAGTTGCAAATGCTGGAAGCATTTGA